A segment of the Bacillus licheniformis DSM 13 = ATCC 14580 genome:
AGTTTATCGTGATGATGCTGATCATTCTTGGAGCGATCGGTTTTCCGGTCCTCATCGAGGTAAAGGATTTTCTGCTCAGCAAAGAGCGTAAATTCTCTTTCAGCCTGTTTACTAAATTGACATCAGTAACTTTTTTCCTTTTAGTAATTGGAGGTGCGATCGGCATATTTGCCATGGAAGCGCGCTTTGCTTTTTCAGGGAAATCGTGGCACGAGGTATTTTTCTTTTCTCTGTTTCAGTCGACGACGACCAGGAGCGGCGGACTCGCGACGATCGATATCAGCCAATTCACGCATACGACCATTTTGTTTATGTGTATGCTTATGTTTATCGGCGCTTCGCCAAGCTCTGTCGGAGGGGGCATCCGGACAACGACCTTTGCCTTAAACCTGTTGGCCCTGTTCCACTTCGCGAGGGGAAATAAATCGGTGAAGGTTTTCAAAAGGGAACTGCACCAAGCGGACTTGATGAAATCATTGATTGTAACGCTGATGGCGGTTATTCTTGTTTTCGTCTCGACACTCATTTTGACAGTGACAGAAAAGCATTCTTTGCTTGAACTGCTGTTTGAAGTGTGTTCGGCCTTCGGTACGACGGGCTTGTCGATGGGCATCACCCCAGATTTGAGCACGATTGGCAAAAGCGTCATCATCCTTCTGATGTTCATTGGCCGAATCGGCATTGTCACGCTGCTTTATTTATTCGGCAGAAAAGAAATCGAAGCGAATTACCATT
Coding sequences within it:
- a CDS encoding TrkH family potassium uptake protein, with the protein product MKVLLRKLLRVLSPVQLIALYYFLAVTVSVVLLSLPVAHKNNVEWSFIDALFTAVSAVSVTGLTVVDTADTFSTAGIWILAFVLQFGGIGVMALGTFVWLIFGKRIGLKERRLIMTDQNQSNLSGLVKLMKHVLGLILLIELFGGLILGTYFLKYFETPGEAFMHGFFTSISATTNGGFDITGNSLIPFQHDYFVQFIVMMLIILGAIGFPVLIEVKDFLLSKERKFSFSLFTKLTSVTFFLLVIGGAIGIFAMEARFAFSGKSWHEVFFFSLFQSTTTRSGGLATIDISQFTHTTILFMCMLMFIGASPSSVGGGIRTTTFALNLLALFHFARGNKSVKVFKRELHQADLMKSLIVTLMAVILVFVSTLILTVTEKHSLLELLFEVCSAFGTTGLSMGITPDLSTIGKSVIILLMFIGRIGIVTLLYLFGRKEIEANYHYPKERIIIG